A section of the Kribbella sp. HUAS MG21 genome encodes:
- the carA gene encoding glutamine-hydrolyzing carbamoyl-phosphate synthase small subunit, producing the protein MSQPALLVLEDGRAFTGTSYGATGSTFGEAVFTTGMTGYQETLTDPSYHRQIVTQTAPHIGNTGINDEDDESQKIWVAGYVVRDPARVPSNWRATRSLDDQLKGQGIVGISGIDTRALTRHLRERGAMRAGISTEILEPAELLAKVLEQPPMVGADLASEVTTFEPYVVPAEGQKRFTVVALDLGIKTMTPKRMSERGIEVHVLPATATLEEILAVNPDGIFMSNGPGDPETTEHPTTLLKQLLERNKPYFGICFGNQVFGRALGLGTFKLKYGHRGINQPVLDRATGKVEITAQNHGFAVDAPIEETVETPYGTAEVSHVSLNDNVVEGLRLTGKDGRVLAFSVQYHPEAAAGPHDSAYLFDRFVELMEGRN; encoded by the coding sequence ATGAGCCAGCCCGCGCTGCTGGTCCTCGAGGACGGCCGGGCGTTCACCGGTACGTCGTACGGGGCGACCGGATCCACGTTCGGCGAGGCGGTCTTCACCACCGGGATGACCGGGTACCAGGAGACACTGACCGACCCGTCGTACCACCGGCAGATCGTCACCCAGACCGCGCCGCACATCGGCAACACCGGGATCAACGACGAGGACGACGAGTCGCAGAAGATCTGGGTCGCCGGGTACGTCGTCCGCGACCCCGCCCGGGTGCCGTCGAACTGGCGCGCGACGCGCTCGCTCGACGACCAGCTGAAGGGCCAGGGGATCGTCGGGATCTCCGGGATCGACACCCGCGCGCTGACCCGGCACCTGCGCGAGCGCGGCGCGATGCGGGCCGGGATCTCCACCGAGATCCTGGAGCCGGCCGAGCTGCTGGCCAAGGTGCTCGAGCAGCCGCCGATGGTCGGCGCGGACCTGGCCTCCGAGGTGACGACGTTCGAGCCGTACGTCGTCCCGGCCGAGGGCCAGAAGCGCTTCACCGTGGTCGCGCTCGACCTCGGGATCAAGACCATGACGCCGAAGCGGATGTCCGAGCGCGGCATCGAGGTGCACGTGCTGCCCGCCACCGCGACGCTCGAGGAGATCCTCGCGGTCAACCCGGACGGCATCTTCATGAGCAACGGCCCTGGCGACCCGGAGACCACCGAGCACCCGACGACGCTGCTCAAGCAGCTGCTCGAGCGGAACAAGCCGTACTTCGGGATCTGCTTCGGCAACCAGGTGTTCGGGCGGGCGCTCGGTCTCGGCACGTTCAAGCTGAAGTACGGGCACCGCGGGATCAACCAACCGGTGCTCGACCGGGCCACCGGCAAGGTCGAGATCACCGCGCAGAACCACGGCTTCGCGGTCGACGCGCCGATCGAGGAGACGGTCGAGACGCCGTACGGCACGGCCGAGGTCAGCCATGTGTCCCTGAACGACAACGTGGTCGAGGGGCTCCGATTGACCGGCAAGGACGGCCGCGTGCTCGCCTTCTCGGTCCAGTACCACCCTGAAGCGGCGGCCGGTCCGCACGACTCCGCGTACCTCTTCGACCGCTTCGTAGAGCTGATGGAAGGGCGGAACTGA